The Streptomyces sp. NL15-2K genome contains a region encoding:
- a CDS encoding ATP-binding protein, producing MTGGLVEITETDWRRALEHVALPGLADLLRTREAGHCMRVGGLDADLAARLTGGLRQAVPDAQVYVLTAGPADARGDGMSVSSTKLVELRNPDEQGNLRPPLLVFVPPGTKASAEDSFSVATFEEVSLREVHTRLRRNLLKDVPEPLRASVERLLAETSEASDRDAARYLLTLRENQHDPQAAGAAVHLLGLIPDFQLFTDPSLLVTKIQRNRRTVERLTDGPATDRQRVLALGLPRNSDEHQRFLRRLVDFAAATGLSDPRHWCRAIAVDPDNWPLAFHHWPQENDPSDQTVRIEVDDLTALPKAGENAEDQRNHPALDRLFGQPYLLPGGLPSLPVTFSVDRDQRGITGLKRFKVEICAETGDEPGDADGGDAVVPLTSPTGLTVTVPAGARIKPQYKTSIKLRKGRRAPDWAEGWHFVRVTPLDGNDDPMHVAGSEQAVGRRPYESDRFYVVPEGEFDEPPTPRGHHAPGLAQAINRLRFTALAEGRDPARVQCRETGWGPRGTSLKTRSLRASFGPAGVVTIDLPRLLAEAEQHVLRAPHILHGPQIDVDAAGAARLSVTGDGGPQAEGDTGSTTAPSPTEPSYDPLDGSTEGPGEGSFTGYFRARAELFGRLALSQATDGASDVLVVEGADPRVLRADVEAYAEAYLIAVSACLRALDRPNAAHADQRRARLHSLLRTDTVTVRLHDTDGSRRTVVLVAPTHPLRVLWWSGQAALADQWLEQLRDAREGEVKARLDSLERQLAPLGYPLAVPLDSGELAFASSPLTDYWQVCLPSEADDPREVLARVAGALGVDVAAAAGGVTGAELADRVEKYIRLHPYADSLVINTLGAGHGELVADMLVALQERRHLSHLHYTVRLFATAPDDPWTGSALTDLMAPASGPRSAAAEAFATPGDPLRPKLSVVVRGATELLTAADDFPAHLTFLFNPFGGESHDIAPGRDGTGRVAVHGLVQEMSGDYQEDDDNVEWTRRPRHGVTAPVPGAETTGDLLAALPRTLSAALVAASAGEHRPGMLPQITVRLDPDDRALLHDVHRISDWVVTVDRTLGAEYFDHGRRGRTEYVIDHTTTSHSGLGHQIVVSSRSLDEMRALLGPVLADRSLDIPERHIRTFFDQLRELSGSLVFKLAALGENQRTEVLGLALARRYLGARDALRDQILVPLDAHPELYEEERGRAAAGDTDVRLQRTDLALFDLDAERRTIVCRLLEVKCHTGGGLGAYQGKRQHIIRQTENTERIIAERFDPVRGRTDRPLQNVALRTLLEKYLSRAGRYGLFGERAMAEARWLLDRLDHGYRLKFTRTGLVFDLSKDGFDTDHDEGVSFHRIGRDHAVRLLDDIETEYRSTPENSEQDSAAHEPVLPGLEDLSAQDGDAVPVTATVQLRPRARTREIPEEPAPLPDDPDDAASEFREAVGASGADALAATEGTEAVPGNTEVEPEETPDAPGAVAGEPGQGGGAPDGSSADASDASETKGPDIVLGVSRPSPQFGLLGMSAGRTVGLDLNETHAISLFGVQGGGKSYTLGSVLEMASLPVSGVNRLASPLASVVFHYSETSEYEPEFLSMIHANDDEGQREALHRRYGARPAALSDVVLLVPEEYVEERQARYPGVLVRPLAFAAAELKIAHWKFLMGAVGNQSGYIRQIGRIIKANRADLTLEAVRRGVDESTLDDHLKRKARERLDLAGDFIDDSARIKDLVRPGRLIVVDLRSDDIEKTDALSLFVVLMHLFSEVTDDGRPFNKLVVFDEAHKYADSGDLVTGLVSSVREMRHKGMSVLVASQDPPSVPSELIELCTHMVLHRFTSPAWLKHLQKVNAALSGLNPEKLAALRPGEAYVWSGKATDEAFVRGTVKVDCRPRVTRHGGATRTAVGR from the coding sequence ATGACAGGCGGATTGGTGGAGATCACCGAGACCGATTGGCGACGCGCGCTCGAACACGTCGCGCTGCCGGGCCTCGCCGACCTGCTGCGCACGCGCGAGGCCGGCCACTGCATGCGGGTCGGCGGACTCGACGCCGACCTCGCCGCACGCCTGACCGGCGGCCTGCGCCAGGCCGTTCCCGACGCCCAGGTGTACGTCCTCACGGCCGGGCCCGCCGACGCGCGCGGCGACGGCATGTCCGTCAGCAGCACGAAACTCGTCGAACTGCGCAACCCCGACGAGCAAGGCAACCTCAGGCCTCCGCTGCTGGTGTTCGTACCGCCCGGGACCAAGGCCAGCGCGGAGGACTCCTTCTCGGTCGCGACCTTCGAGGAAGTCTCCCTCCGGGAGGTGCACACCCGGCTCCGGCGCAACCTCCTCAAGGACGTGCCCGAACCGCTGCGCGCGAGCGTCGAGCGGTTGCTCGCCGAGACCTCCGAAGCCTCGGACCGGGATGCGGCCCGATATCTGCTCACCCTGCGGGAGAATCAGCACGACCCGCAGGCCGCCGGAGCCGCCGTCCATCTGCTCGGCCTCATCCCGGACTTCCAGCTCTTCACCGACCCCTCCCTCCTCGTCACCAAGATCCAGCGCAACCGGCGTACCGTCGAGCGCCTCACCGACGGCCCCGCCACCGACCGGCAACGCGTCCTCGCCCTCGGCCTGCCCCGCAATTCCGACGAACACCAGCGCTTTCTGCGCCGCCTCGTCGACTTCGCCGCGGCCACAGGCCTGTCGGACCCCCGGCACTGGTGCCGGGCCATCGCCGTCGACCCGGACAACTGGCCGTTGGCTTTCCACCACTGGCCGCAGGAGAACGACCCGTCCGACCAGACCGTACGCATCGAGGTCGACGACCTGACCGCACTGCCCAAGGCCGGGGAGAACGCGGAGGACCAGCGCAATCACCCCGCCCTTGACCGGCTCTTCGGCCAGCCCTACCTCCTGCCCGGCGGACTTCCCTCCCTCCCGGTCACCTTCTCCGTGGACCGGGACCAGCGGGGCATCACCGGCCTGAAACGCTTCAAGGTCGAGATCTGCGCGGAAACCGGCGACGAGCCAGGAGACGCGGACGGCGGAGACGCGGTCGTCCCGCTGACCAGCCCGACCGGGCTGACCGTGACCGTCCCGGCCGGCGCACGCATCAAGCCGCAGTACAAGACAAGCATCAAACTCCGCAAGGGGCGCCGTGCGCCGGACTGGGCGGAGGGCTGGCACTTCGTCCGTGTCACCCCGCTCGACGGGAACGACGACCCCATGCACGTCGCCGGCAGTGAGCAGGCCGTCGGCCGCCGCCCGTACGAGAGCGACCGCTTCTACGTCGTCCCCGAGGGCGAGTTCGACGAGCCGCCCACCCCCCGGGGCCACCATGCGCCCGGCCTCGCCCAGGCGATCAACCGGCTGCGCTTCACTGCGCTCGCCGAAGGCCGCGACCCGGCGCGGGTGCAGTGCCGCGAGACTGGCTGGGGCCCGCGCGGCACCAGTCTGAAGACACGCTCACTGCGCGCATCCTTCGGCCCCGCCGGAGTAGTCACCATCGACTTGCCGCGGCTCTTGGCCGAGGCCGAGCAGCACGTCCTGCGGGCCCCGCACATCCTTCACGGACCCCAAATCGATGTGGACGCGGCCGGAGCCGCCCGGCTCTCCGTAACGGGGGACGGGGGTCCGCAGGCCGAGGGCGACACCGGGTCCACCACCGCCCCCTCGCCCACCGAACCGTCGTACGACCCCTTGGACGGCTCCACCGAGGGGCCGGGCGAGGGATCGTTCACCGGTTACTTCCGCGCGCGAGCAGAACTCTTCGGACGACTCGCCCTGTCACAGGCCACGGACGGCGCGTCGGACGTCCTGGTCGTGGAGGGCGCGGACCCGCGCGTGCTGCGGGCCGACGTCGAGGCATACGCGGAGGCATACCTCATCGCCGTCTCCGCCTGCCTGCGAGCTTTGGACCGGCCCAACGCCGCGCACGCCGATCAGCGGCGGGCGCGGCTGCACAGCCTGCTGCGCACCGACACCGTCACGGTCCGACTGCACGACACGGACGGCAGCCGACGCACCGTCGTCCTGGTCGCCCCCACCCACCCGCTGCGCGTGTTGTGGTGGAGCGGACAGGCCGCCCTCGCCGACCAGTGGCTCGAACAGCTCCGCGACGCCCGGGAAGGGGAGGTCAAGGCGCGGCTGGACAGCCTGGAACGGCAGCTGGCCCCCTTGGGCTACCCCCTCGCCGTACCGCTGGACTCGGGGGAACTCGCCTTCGCCAGCAGCCCGTTGACGGACTACTGGCAGGTCTGTCTGCCCAGTGAGGCCGACGACCCCCGAGAGGTCCTGGCCCGGGTCGCGGGCGCGCTCGGCGTCGACGTGGCGGCAGCGGCGGGTGGGGTGACCGGCGCGGAACTCGCCGACCGGGTGGAGAAGTACATCCGCCTGCACCCCTACGCCGACAGCCTGGTGATCAACACACTCGGCGCCGGCCACGGGGAACTCGTCGCAGACATGCTGGTCGCCCTTCAGGAGCGCCGACACCTGTCCCACCTGCACTACACGGTGCGGCTGTTCGCCACCGCGCCCGACGACCCGTGGACGGGGTCCGCGCTGACCGACCTGATGGCTCCGGCGAGCGGCCCGCGTTCCGCCGCTGCGGAGGCCTTCGCCACCCCCGGGGACCCACTGCGGCCCAAACTGTCGGTGGTGGTGCGCGGCGCCACGGAACTCCTGACGGCCGCCGACGACTTCCCTGCCCACCTCACCTTCCTGTTCAACCCCTTCGGTGGCGAGAGCCACGACATCGCTCCCGGCCGCGACGGCACCGGACGGGTCGCCGTGCACGGGCTCGTCCAGGAGATGAGCGGCGACTATCAGGAGGACGACGACAACGTCGAGTGGACCCGCCGTCCCCGGCACGGCGTCACCGCCCCCGTGCCGGGCGCCGAGACGACCGGTGACCTGCTCGCGGCCCTGCCCCGGACGCTGTCCGCCGCCCTGGTCGCGGCCAGTGCGGGCGAGCACCGGCCCGGCATGCTGCCGCAGATAACGGTCCGGCTCGACCCGGACGACCGGGCCCTCCTGCACGACGTGCACCGGATCAGCGACTGGGTCGTGACCGTGGACCGCACCCTCGGCGCGGAGTACTTCGACCACGGTCGGCGCGGGCGCACTGAGTACGTCATCGACCACACCACAACGTCACACAGCGGGCTCGGCCACCAGATCGTCGTCTCCTCCCGGTCGCTGGACGAGATGCGCGCCCTGCTCGGCCCGGTGCTGGCCGACAGGTCGCTCGACATCCCCGAACGGCACATCCGTACCTTCTTCGACCAGCTGCGGGAGCTGTCCGGCAGCCTTGTGTTCAAGCTCGCCGCGCTCGGTGAGAACCAGCGCACCGAGGTCCTCGGCCTGGCCCTCGCACGCCGGTACCTCGGTGCGCGGGACGCGCTGCGCGATCAGATCCTCGTCCCCCTCGACGCCCACCCCGAGCTCTACGAGGAGGAACGCGGCCGGGCGGCGGCCGGGGACACAGACGTACGGCTCCAGCGCACCGACCTCGCCTTGTTCGACCTCGACGCCGAGCGACGCACCATCGTGTGTCGTCTCCTGGAGGTCAAGTGCCATACTGGCGGTGGTCTCGGCGCCTACCAGGGCAAGCGCCAGCACATCATCCGCCAGACCGAGAACACCGAGCGGATCATCGCCGAACGGTTCGATCCGGTGCGAGGACGCACCGACCGCCCGCTGCAGAACGTGGCGCTGCGCACGCTGCTGGAGAAGTACCTCTCTCGCGCGGGCCGTTACGGTCTCTTCGGCGAGCGTGCGATGGCCGAGGCACGGTGGCTGCTGGACCGCCTCGATCACGGCTACCGCCTCAAATTCACGCGTACCGGCCTCGTGTTCGACCTCTCCAAGGACGGCTTCGACACCGATCACGACGAAGGGGTGTCGTTCCACCGGATCGGCCGCGACCACGCCGTGCGGCTGCTCGACGACATCGAGACGGAATACCGATCGACCCCGGAAAACTCCGAACAGGACTCCGCGGCGCACGAGCCGGTCCTGCCGGGCTTGGAGGACCTCAGCGCACAGGACGGGGATGCTGTCCCAGTCACGGCCACTGTTCAGCTACGCCCGCGTGCACGTACTCGGGAGATCCCCGAGGAACCCGCCCCCTTGCCCGACGATCCCGACGATGCCGCGTCGGAGTTCCGGGAGGCCGTCGGCGCTTCGGGAGCCGATGCCCTGGCAGCGACAGAGGGCACCGAGGCCGTACCAGGGAACACTGAGGTTGAGCCGGAGGAAACCCCGGATGCCCCGGGGGCCGTCGCCGGAGAACCGGGCCAGGGCGGTGGGGCGCCCGATGGCTCATCGGCTGATGCATCCGATGCCTCGGAGACCAAGGGCCCGGACATTGTCCTCGGCGTCTCGCGGCCGTCCCCGCAATTCGGTCTCCTCGGCATGAGCGCGGGCCGCACCGTTGGTCTGGATCTCAACGAGACCCATGCGATCAGCCTGTTCGGTGTGCAGGGCGGCGGCAAGAGCTACACCTTGGGCTCGGTTCTGGAAATGGCGAGCCTGCCGGTGTCAGGGGTCAACCGTCTGGCGAGCCCCCTGGCCAGCGTCGTCTTCCACTACAGCGAGACCTCGGAGTACGAGCCTGAATTCCTGAGCATGATTCACGCCAACGACGATGAGGGGCAGCGGGAGGCTTTGCACCGCCGGTACGGTGCGCGGCCTGCAGCTCTCTCCGACGTCGTATTGCTGGTTCCCGAGGAGTATGTGGAGGAGCGCCAGGCCCGCTACCCGGGTGTCCTCGTGCGCCCCCTGGCCTTCGCCGCCGCCGAACTGAAGATCGCCCATTGGAAGTTCCTCATGGGAGCCGTCGGCAACCAGTCCGGCTACATCCGGCAGATTGGCCGGATCATCAAGGCGAACAGGGCCGACCTGACCCTCGAGGCGGTCCGTCGCGGGGTTGATGAGTCGACACTTGACGATCACCTGAAGAGAAAGGCCAGGGAACGGCTCGACCTGGCAGGTGACTTCATCGACGACTCGGCGCGCATCAAGGACCTTGTGCGGCCGGGCCGTCTGATCGTCGTGGACCTGCGCTCCGACGACATCGAGAAGACCGACGCCCTCAGTCTCTTCGTCGTTCTGATGCACCTGTTCTCGGAGGTGACCGATGACGGCCGCCCCTTCAACAAGCTGGTCGTCTTCGACGAGGCGCACAAGTATGCGGACAGTGGCGACTTGGTGACAGGACTCGTGTCCAGCGTGCGTGAGATGCGGCACAAGGGCATGTCGGTGCTTGTGGCCAGTCAGGATCCACCGTCGGTGCCGTCTGAGCTCATCGAGCTCTGCACCCACATGGTGCTGCACAGGTTTACGTCACCGGCGTGGCTGAAGCACTTGCAGAAGGTCAATGCAGCACTGTCCGGGCTCAATCCCGAGAAGCTGGCGGCCCTCAGACCGGGTGAGGCGTATGTGTGGTCAGGGAAGGCGACGGATGAGGCATTCGTCAGGGGGACGGTAAAGGTCGACTGCCGACCGCGAGTGACACGGCACGGAGGTGCGACGCGGACTGCGGTGGGCCGGTGA
- a CDS encoding aldehyde dehydrogenase family protein produces the protein MSDARLSVFKTYKLYVGGKFPRSESGRVYEVTDSKGKWLANAPLSSRKDARDAVVAARKAFGAWSGATAYNRGQILYRVAEMLEGRRDQFTREVADAEGLSKSKSAAVVEATIDRWVWYAGWTDKIAQVVGGGNPVAGPFFNLSTPEPTGVVAIVAPQESSFLGLVSVVAPVIATGNTAVVVASEKSPLPALSLGEVLATSDLPGGVVNVLSGRTAEIATPLASHQDVNAIDLAGADDVLAKELEIAAADNLKRVLRPQPVDYAQTPGIDRMTAFLETKTVWHPTGSLGASGSSY, from the coding sequence ATGTCTGATGCACGACTGTCCGTCTTCAAGACCTACAAGCTGTACGTCGGCGGGAAGTTCCCGCGTTCCGAGAGCGGTCGGGTGTACGAGGTGACGGACTCGAAGGGCAAGTGGCTGGCCAACGCACCGCTCTCCTCCCGCAAGGACGCCCGGGACGCCGTGGTCGCGGCCCGCAAGGCATTCGGGGCATGGTCCGGGGCGACGGCGTACAACCGCGGCCAGATCCTGTACCGCGTCGCGGAGATGCTGGAGGGCCGCCGCGACCAGTTCACGCGCGAAGTGGCCGACGCCGAAGGCCTCTCCAAGTCCAAGTCGGCCGCGGTGGTCGAGGCCACGATCGACCGCTGGGTCTGGTACGCCGGCTGGACCGACAAGATCGCCCAGGTGGTCGGCGGCGGCAACCCGGTGGCGGGCCCGTTCTTCAACCTCTCCACTCCGGAGCCGACGGGCGTGGTGGCGATCGTCGCGCCCCAGGAGTCGTCCTTCCTGGGCCTGGTCTCGGTCGTCGCCCCGGTGATCGCGACGGGCAACACGGCGGTCGTGGTGGCCTCCGAGAAGTCCCCGCTCCCGGCCCTCTCCCTCGGCGAGGTACTGGCCACCTCGGACCTCCCCGGCGGCGTGGTCAACGTCCTCTCCGGCCGTACGGCGGAGATCGCGACGCCCCTCGCGTCCCACCAGGACGTCAACGCGATCGACCTGGCCGGCGCCGACGACGTACTGGCGAAGGAGCTGGAGATCGCGGCGGCGGACAACCTCAAGCGGGTTCTCCGTCCACAGCCTGTGGATTACGCGCAGACGCCGGGCATCGACCGCATGACGGCGTTCCTGGAGACGAAGACGGTCTGGCACCCGACGGGTTCACTGGGCGCGTCCGGCTCGTCGTACTGA
- a CDS encoding aldehyde dehydrogenase family protein, with product MAFEYAPAPESRAIVDIAPSYGLFIDGEFVESSGGDLNKTVSPATEEVLSEYSQANAEDVDRAVKAARKAFEKWSALPGSERAKYLFRIARIIQERSRELAVLETLDNGKPIKETRDADLPLVAAHFFYYAGWADKLDHAGFGANPRPLGVAGQVIPWNFPLLMLAWKIAPALATGNTVVLKPAETTPLSALFFADICRQAGLPKGVVNIVTGDGSTGAALVAHPDVDKVAFTGSTAVGKEIARTVAGSRKKLTLELGGKGANIVFDDAPIDQAVEGIVNGIFFNQGQVCCAGSRLLVQESIQDELLDSLKRRLSTLRLGDPLDKNTDIGAINSAEQLARITALTEQGEAEGAERWSPACELPSSGYWFAPTLFTNVTQAHTIARDEIFGPVLSVLTFRTPDEAVAKANNTPYGLSAGIWTEKGSRILAVANKLRAGVIWSNTFNKFDPTSPFGGYKESGFGREGGRHGLEAYLDV from the coding sequence ATGGCATTCGAGTACGCTCCCGCGCCCGAATCGCGCGCGATCGTCGACATCGCCCCGTCGTACGGCCTTTTCATCGACGGGGAGTTCGTCGAAAGCTCGGGTGGGGATCTCAACAAGACAGTCTCTCCGGCCACCGAAGAAGTGCTCTCGGAGTACAGCCAGGCCAACGCGGAGGATGTCGACCGCGCGGTCAAGGCCGCCCGCAAGGCCTTCGAGAAGTGGTCGGCGCTCCCCGGCTCCGAACGCGCCAAGTACCTCTTCCGCATCGCCCGGATCATCCAGGAACGCAGCCGCGAACTGGCCGTCCTGGAAACCCTCGACAACGGCAAGCCCATCAAGGAAACGAGGGACGCCGACCTCCCCCTGGTCGCCGCGCACTTCTTCTACTACGCGGGCTGGGCCGACAAGCTCGATCACGCCGGGTTCGGCGCGAACCCCAGGCCCCTCGGTGTCGCAGGCCAGGTCATCCCCTGGAACTTCCCCCTCCTGATGCTGGCGTGGAAGATCGCCCCGGCCCTGGCGACCGGCAACACGGTCGTCCTGAAACCGGCGGAGACCACACCCCTGTCGGCGTTGTTCTTCGCGGACATCTGCCGCCAGGCGGGCCTGCCGAAGGGCGTCGTGAACATCGTGACGGGTGACGGCAGTACGGGTGCCGCGCTCGTCGCGCACCCCGACGTCGACAAGGTCGCCTTCACCGGCTCCACGGCCGTGGGCAAGGAGATCGCCCGCACGGTCGCCGGCAGCCGCAAGAAGCTCACCCTCGAGCTCGGCGGCAAGGGCGCCAACATCGTCTTCGACGACGCCCCGATCGACCAGGCCGTCGAGGGCATCGTGAACGGCATCTTCTTCAACCAGGGCCAGGTCTGCTGCGCGGGCTCCCGCCTGCTGGTCCAGGAGTCGATCCAGGACGAGCTCCTGGACTCCCTCAAGCGCCGCCTGTCCACCCTCCGCCTCGGCGACCCGCTGGACAAGAACACGGACATCGGCGCGATCAACTCCGCCGAGCAGCTGGCCCGGATCACCGCCCTCACCGAGCAGGGCGAGGCGGAGGGTGCCGAGCGCTGGTCCCCGGCCTGCGAACTGCCCTCCTCCGGCTACTGGTTCGCCCCGACGCTGTTCACGAACGTCACCCAGGCGCACACCATCGCCCGTGACGAGATCTTCGGCCCGGTGCTGTCCGTCCTCACCTTCCGCACCCCGGACGAGGCGGTCGCCAAGGCCAACAACACCCCGTACGGCCTGTCGGCGGGCATCTGGACGGAGAAGGGCTCCCGCATCCTGGCGGTGGCGAACAAGCTCCGCGCGGGCGTGATCTGGTCCAACACGTTCAACAAGTTCGACCCGACCTCGCCGTTCGGCGGTTACAAGGAGTCGGGCTTCGGCCGCGAGGGCGGCCGCCACGGCCTGGAGGCGTACCTCGATGTCTGA
- the deoC gene encoding deoxyribose-phosphate aldolase yields MPTHAPASHALTEVTASDSTLRRFLHGLPGVDAVGLEARAASLGTRSIKTTAKAYAIDLAISMVDLTTLEGADTPGKVRALGAKAVRPDPTDRTTPATAAVCVYPDMVAVAKEAVAGSDVKVASVATAFPAGRAALAVKLADVRDAVAAGADEVDMVIDRGAFLAGNYMKVYDEIVAVKETCGTSARLKVIFETGELSTYDNIRRASWLGMLAGADFIKTSTGKVAVNATPANTLLMLEAVRDFRAQTGVQVGVKPAGGIRTSKDAIKFLVLVNETAGEDWLDNHWFRFGASSLLNDLLMQRQKLATGRYSGPDYVTVD; encoded by the coding sequence ATGCCCACCCATGCACCTGCCTCGCACGCACTCACCGAAGTGACCGCGTCCGACAGCACGCTGCGCCGCTTCCTCCACGGGTTGCCCGGCGTCGACGCGGTCGGCCTGGAGGCGCGCGCCGCCTCGCTCGGCACCCGTTCCATCAAGACGACCGCCAAGGCGTACGCCATCGACCTCGCCATCTCGATGGTCGACCTGACGACGCTGGAAGGCGCGGACACCCCGGGCAAGGTCCGGGCGCTCGGCGCCAAGGCGGTCCGCCCCGACCCGACCGACCGCACGACGCCGGCGACGGCCGCGGTCTGCGTCTACCCCGACATGGTGGCCGTCGCCAAGGAGGCCGTCGCCGGCTCGGACGTGAAGGTCGCCTCGGTCGCCACCGCGTTCCCGGCGGGCCGCGCCGCGCTCGCGGTGAAGCTGGCCGACGTGCGCGACGCCGTGGCCGCGGGCGCGGACGAGGTCGACATGGTCATCGACCGGGGGGCGTTCCTCGCGGGCAACTACATGAAGGTGTACGACGAGATCGTCGCCGTGAAGGAGACCTGCGGGACCTCCGCCCGCCTGAAGGTCATCTTCGAGACGGGCGAGCTGTCGACGTACGACAACATCCGCCGCGCCAGCTGGCTCGGCATGCTCGCCGGGGCGGACTTCATCAAGACGTCCACCGGCAAGGTCGCCGTCAACGCCACCCCCGCGAACACCCTCCTGATGCTGGAGGCCGTACGCGACTTCCGCGCCCAGACCGGGGTACAGGTCGGCGTGAAGCCGGCCGGCGGCATCCGCACCAGCAAGGACGCGATCAAGTTCCTGGTCCTGGTCAACGAGACCGCCGGCGAGGACTGGCTGGACAACCACTGGTTCCGCTTCGGCGCCTCCTCGCTCCTGAACGACCTGCTGATGCAGCGTCAGAAGCTGGCCACCGGCCGCTACTCCGGCCCCGACTACGTTACGGTGGACTGA
- a CDS encoding PH domain-containing protein: MTTPDHQSPSPQPPVPPSRDRVYRSPSGIAGGVLLLGIAAWLGIDAIVAGDGRTPWLALAALIFVVPLIAAFTLRPAVFAGDDRLRIRNPFRVIVLPWGEVESLRSGYSNEVVAKSGKKYQLWAIPVSLRARKRAARREARRGAGDDGRGGASGGMRGGMFGGMGGGAFSGRTPVPDGPVRAEADKIMDELRGLLEARGKAEAAQGEVSVRWAYEVVGPAVAGAVLLAILVVVG, from the coding sequence ATGACGACCCCGGATCATCAGTCACCGTCGCCGCAGCCCCCGGTACCGCCGTCCAGGGACCGGGTCTATCGGTCGCCCTCGGGTATCGCCGGTGGTGTCCTGCTGCTCGGCATCGCCGCGTGGCTCGGTATCGACGCGATCGTCGCCGGGGACGGGCGGACGCCTTGGCTGGCTCTTGCCGCGCTGATTTTCGTGGTGCCGTTGATCGCGGCGTTCACTCTGCGACCCGCCGTGTTCGCAGGGGACGACCGGTTGCGGATTCGTAATCCGTTCCGGGTCATTGTGCTGCCCTGGGGCGAGGTCGAGTCGTTGCGCTCCGGGTATTCGAACGAGGTGGTGGCCAAGTCCGGCAAGAAGTACCAGCTGTGGGCCATTCCCGTCTCGCTGCGGGCGCGCAAGCGGGCGGCTCGGCGGGAGGCCCGGAGGGGCGCGGGGGACGACGGTCGTGGCGGCGCGTCCGGGGGCATGCGGGGCGGCATGTTCGGTGGGATGGGAGGCGGTGCCTTCTCGGGGCGGACGCCGGTGCCGGACGGGCCTGTGCGGGCCGAGGCCGACAAGATCATGGACGAGCTGCGGGGGCTGCTGGAGGCGCGCGGGAAGGCGGAGGCGGCCCAGGGTGAGGTGAGCGTGCGGTGGGCTTACGAGGTTGTGGGGCCTGCGGTGGCTGGGGCGGTGTTGTTGGCGATTTTGGTGGTGGTGGGGTGA